One Oryctolagus cuniculus chromosome 7, mOryCun1.1, whole genome shotgun sequence genomic window, TAGAGACTATACTTACCCAggataaaaaaatacagaaatctgACACCAAGTCCCATTTGAGCCAATATATGCCATCATTTGATTTTagcaaagtaatttaaaaaaaaaaacttcattattTACTCAACTTTGcttgttgatattttaaaaagaggtttaaaaaacataatattaaaataaaagctattgataagtaaaagaaaagaaatagcaatCTTGGTTTTTTCTCCAGGTTCACTTAATCTTGCAAAAAGATGACAGATCTCTTGAGAAGTGTTGTCACCGTCATTGATATTTTCTACAAATACACCAAGGAAGATGGAGAGTGTGGCACACTAAGCAAGAATGAGCTAAAGGAACTTCTGGAGAAAGAATTTCGACCAATTCTGAAGGTGAGGACTGTGTGCCAGGACTAAAGGCTGCTGGGGACCTGTCACAGGACTAAGATTAGATAAAAAGTGCACCATCCCAgtgatttttgagaaaaatatgtaGGGGACATCTGAAATATTAAGAcagcacatatttttaaaaggttgaatGTTTCTTCCTCACTTTCTTATACATTCCCATCTTAAAGACCCTCAGGCTCTCTCATGAACGCAAActttgttttctggaaaaaaaacaaaataattatgttGTATGACATGAATTAATAAATCATCCTATCAAATAGAGGGAAAAGAATAAATAGGGACATCATGTATAAGGGGAATTAGCAAAGAAGCCAAAAtgattaaaaactgaaaacaaaattcaTCCATTTTTCCATCTACTTAGGAAGAACTCAGATATTAGGTTCTGAAAAGAGATTCTAATATAGAATATGTTAACATATCATGTTTACAACTCATATATAACTAAGATACACCAGTTATTAATTGTAGTATATTCACTCCTTCCCATAAACTAAGCACTTAAACCTCTAGCTTAGATCCTTAAATTGTCTTCATCCAAGAGTCTCCATTTTTTAAACCCCTTCCAATTTGCTGGGTTCTATTAACCTAAAATAATCCTCACCTAGACTAAAACTACTTGATGTCAAGCATCCATAAATCTCTAACCctacttaaatattttctttgaatatgtgGGCCAGATTGACCAGTCCTCCCTTGGTATATCATTCATGCAGAACCCAGATGATCCAGACACAGTGGATGTCATCATGCACATGCTGGATCAAGATCACAACCGAAGACTGGACTTCACTGAGTTTCTTCTCATGGTATTCAAGCTGGCTATGGCTTGCAACAAGGTTCTCAGTAAACAATACTGCAAAGCTTCAGGGTCAAAGAAGCATAGGCATGGTCACCAATGccaagaggaagaaaatgaaacagaagaggaagaggaggagacacCAGAACAGAAATCAGGTTACAGACATCCAAgttggagtgagagagaggaacacGGACATAGTTCTGGGGGTTCGAGGGGAACTGTGAAACACAGACATGGGTCCAACTCCTGGAGGTTGAGAAGGCAGGACGATTTATGCAGTTCAAGGAACCTAAAGGGATCTGAGAAAAGGCGCCATGGGTCTAGCTCTGGTTATTCATGGAGTAGCAGTGAAGAAAGACATGGTTCCAGCTCTGGGGAAatgggagaaagaagaaacaagtCATACGTTAGCACCTCTAGGGAATCTGGGAAGGAATATGAATCTGGATATGGGTCAAAGAGTCAGGGGAAGAAAGGTCATGGTGGTCTGTCACATGGATTGGAGACAAGTGAGCATGAATCAAACTCTTCTCAGCTAAAAAAGAGCAGAGAAGAAAAACTTGGGTCTATCTCAGGAGGTTCAGGAGACTGTAAGAGGCAAAGTCATGCATGTGGCTCCAGCAATTCAGGTGGGTGTGGAAGGTCACAAAATGCTTCTACTTCTTATCATGCAAGTAGATCTGGAGGGCAACAGTCATGCTGTCAATCAGGAAGTAGTGGAGGACAAGGTCATAGATGTGTCTCAGGAGGGCAGTCATCTGGATATTGCCATCCTGAATCTAGCTCTTGTAGCCAGTCTTCTAGCCAGAGAGGATGTGGATCTAGAAAATGTGGTCAATCACAGAACTGTGGCACACAACAGAGAAGAGGCTCAAGTCAGCCCTCTTGCTGTAGACAACATGGGTTTGGAGCCAGTCAGTCTTCCAGTTCTAGTCAATATGGATCTGGTTCACGTGGCTATACTTCAAACTGTCATCAAAGAGGGTCTGGATCAAGTGAATATTCCAATTGTAGTCAACATGAGTTCAGTTCAGGTCAGACCTGTAGCCATGAAAAACATGGAAGAGGCCAACATGGATCTGGTTCAGGTCAGTCTTGCTGTAGCCAACATAGCTCAGGTTCaagtcaatcctctgcctgtggcaggcACAGGTCTGGCTCAGGTCAGTCCTCAGGCTTTGGAGAGCACGGGTCTGGATCAGGGCAgtcctctggctttggccagcacAGGTCTGGGTCAGCTCAgtcctctggctttggccagcatgGCTCTGGCCCAGGTCAGTCCTCAGGCTTCGGCCAGCACGGGTCTGGCTCAGGTCAGTCCTCTGGCTTCGGCCAGCATGGGTCTGGCTCAGGTCAGTCGTCTGGCTCAGGCCAGCCCTCTGGCTCAGGCCAGCATGGGTCTGGCCCAGGTCAGTCCTCTGGCTTTGGACAGCACGGGTCTGGATCAGGTCAGTCCTCTGGCTCAGGGCAGCACGGGTCTGGCCCAGGTCAGTCCTCTGGCTTTGGACAGCACGAGTCTGGCCCAGGTCAGTCCTCTGGCTCAGGCCAGCACGGGTCTGGGTCAGGTCAGTCCTCAGGCTTTGGACAGCACAGGTCTGCGTCAGGTCAGTCCTCTGGATTTGGCCACCATGGGTCTGGGTCAGGTCAGTCCTCTGGCTCAGGCCAGCATGGGTCTGGCCCAGGTCAGTCCTCTGGCTTTGGACAGCAAGGGTCTGGATCAGGTCAGTCCTCTGGCTCAGGGCAGCACGAGTCTGGCCCAGGTCAGTCCTCAGGCTTTGGACAGCAAGGATCTGGCTCAGGGCAgtcctctggctttggccagcatgGGTCTCGGTCAGGTCAGtctgctggctttggccagcaTGGGTCTGGCTCAGGTCAGTACTCTAGCTCAGGCCAGCATGGGTCTGGCCCAGGTCAGTCCTCTGGTTTTGGACTGCACGGGTCTGGCTCAGGTCAGTCCTCTGGCATTGGCCAGCACGGGTCTGGGTCAGGTCAGTCCTCAGGCTTTGGACAGCACGGGTCTGGCTCAGGGCAgtcctctggctttggccagtaTGGGTCTCGGTCAGGgcagtcttctggctttggccagcatgGGTCTGGCTCAGGTCAGTACTCTAGCTCAGGCCAGCATGGGTCTGGCCCAGGTCAGTCCTCTGGCTTTGGACAGCACGGGTCTGGCTCAGGGCAgtcctctggctttggccagcatgGGTCTCGGTCAGGgcagtcttctggctttggccagcatgGGTCTGGCTCAGGTCAGTACTCTAGCTCAGGCCAGCATGGGTCTGGCTCAGGTCAATCCTCAGGCTTTGGACAGCACGGGTTTGGGTCAGGTCAgtcctctggctttggccagcacGGGTCTGGCTCAGGTCAGTACTCTGGCTCAGGCCAGCACGGGTCTGGCCCAGGTCAGTCCTCTGGCTTTGGACAGCACGGGTCTGGCTCAGGGCAgtcctctggctttggccagcatgGGTCTCAGTCAGGgcagtcttctggctttggccagcatgGGTCTGGCTCAGGTCAGTCTTCTGGCTCAGGCCAGCACGGGTCTGGCCCAGGTCAGTCCTCTGGCTTTGGACAGCAAGGGTCTGGATCAGGTCAGTACTCTGGCTCAGGCCAGCACAGGTCTGGCCCAGGTCAGTCCTCTGGCTTTGGACAGCACAGGTCTGGGTCAGGTcagccttctggctttggccagcacGGGTCTGGCTCAGGTCAGTACTCTGGCTCAGGCCACCATGGGTCTCGGTCAGGTCAGTCCTCGGGCTTTGGCCAGCATGGGTCTGGCTCAGGTCAGTCCTCTGGCTTTGGACAGCACGGGTCTGGATCAGGTCAATCCTCTGGCTCAGGCCAGCACGGGTCTGGCCCAGGTCAGTCCCCTGGCTTTGGACAGCACAGGTCTCGGTCAGGtcagtcttctggctttggccagcatgGGTCTGGCTCAGGTCAGTACTCTAGCTCAGGCCAGCATGGGTCTGGCTCAGGTCAATCCACAGGCTTTGGACAGCACGGGTTTGGGTCAGGTCAgtcctctggctttggccagcacGGGTCTGGGTCAGGTCAGTACTCTGGCTCAGGCCAGCACGGGTCTGGCCCAGGTCAGTCCTCAGGCTTTGGACAGCATGGGTCTGGCTCAGGTCAgtcctctggctttggccagcacAGGTCTGGGTCAGGTCAGTCCTCAGGCTTTGGCCAGCACGGGTCTGGGTCAGGTCAGTCCTCTGGCTCAGGCCAGCACGGGTCTGGCTCAGGTCAGTCCTCTGGCTTTGGACAGCATGGATCTGGCTCAGGTCAGTCCTCTGGCTTTGGACAGCACAGGTCTGGGTCAGGTCAGTCCTCAGGCTTTGGACAGCACGGGTCTGGCTCAGGGCAgtcctctggctttggccagcatgGGTCTGGCTCAGGTCAGTCCTCAGGCTTTGGACAGTATGAGTCTGAGTCAGGTCAGTCCTCTGGCTTCGGCCAGCATGGGTCTGGATATGGTCAGTCCTCTGGCTTCGGTCAGCATGAGTCTGGATATGGTCAGTCCTCTGGCTTCGGTCAGCACGAGTCTGGATATGGTCAGTCCTCTGGCTTCGGTCAGCACGAGTCTGGGTCAGAGCAGTCCTCTGGCTTCGGCCAGCATGAGTCTGAGTCAGGTCAGTCCTCTGGCTTTGGACAGCACGAGTCTGAGTCAGGTCAGTCCTATGGCTTCGGCCAGCATGGGTCTGGGTCAGGTCAGTACTCTGGCTCAGGCCAGCATGGGACTGGGTCAGGGCAGTCCTCAGGCTTTGGACAGCACGGGTCTGGCTCAGGGCAgtcctctggctttggccagcataggtctgggtcaggtcagtcctctggcttcagccagcacGAGTCTGAGTCAGGTCAgtcctctggctttggccagcacGGGTATGGGTCAGGTCAGTCCTCTGGCTTTGGACAGCACGGGTCTGGGTCAGGTCAGTCCTCTGGCTTTGGACAGCATGGGTCTGGTTCAGGTCAGTACTCTGGCTCAGGCCAGCACGGGTCTGGATATGGTCAGTCCTCAGGCTTTGGACAGCACAGGTCTGGCTCAGGGCAATCCTCTGGCTTTGCCCAGCATGGGTCTGGGTCAGGTCAGTCCTCTGGCTTTGGACAGTATGAGTCTGAGTCAGGTCAGTCCTCTGGCTTTGGACAGCACAGGTCTGGCTCAGGTCACTCCTCTGGCTTCGGCCAGCATGAGTCTGGATATGGTCAGTCCTCTGGCTTCGGTCAGCATGAGTCTGGCTCAGAGCAgtcctctggctttggccagcacGAGTCTGGATATGGTCAGTCCTCTGGCTTTGGTCAGCACGAATCTGGATATGGTCAGTCCTCTGGCTCCGGTCAGCACGAGTCTGGGTCAGAGCAGTCCTATGGCTTTGGACAGCATGAGTCTGGATCACGTCAGTCCTCTGACTTTGGTCAGCACGAGTCTGAGTCAGGTCAGTCCTATGGCTTCGGCCAGCATGGGTCTGGCTCAGGTCAGTCTTCAGGCTTTGGACAGCACGGGTCTGGGTCAGGTCAGTCCTCTGGCTTTGGACAGCATGGGTCTGGCCTAGGTCAGTCCTCTGGCTTTGGACAGCACGGGTCTGAGTCAGGTCAGTCCTCTGGCTTCGGCCAGCACGGGTATGGGTCAGGTCAgtcctctggctttggccagcatgGGTCTGACTCAGGTCAGTCCTCTGGCATTGGACAGCACGGGTCTGGATCCTCAGGTCAGGGGACACAAAGAACGACACAACAGCAGTCAAGAGATACCTCTAGATCTGAGCAGTCTAGTCGTGGGCAGTCCTCGCACACTGTGCCCCACTCAACCAGAAGAAGAGGATCAGTCCACACTGAGTCCAGTGAGAGGGAGGAGCATTCTGgagtctcacacagacacacaggatcCCATCAAGGCCAAGCAGGATCTCAACAGGGAGAGTCTGGATCCTCAGGTCAGGGGACACAAAGAACGACGCAACGGCAGTCAAGAGATACCTCTAGATCTGAGCAGTCTAGTCGTGGGCAGTCCTCGCACACTGTGCCCCACTCAACCAGAAGAAGAGGATCAGTCCACACTGAGTCCAGTGAGAATGAGGAGCATTCTGgagtctcacacagacacacaggatcCCATCAAGGCCAAGCAGGATCTCAACAGGGAGAGTCTGGATCCTCAGGTCAGGGGACACAAAGAACGACGCAACGGCAGTCAAGAGATACCTCTAGATCTGAGCAGTCTAGTCATGGGCAATCCTCGCACACTGTGCCCCACACAACCGGAAGAAGAGGATTAGTCCACACTGAGTCCAGTGAGAGTGAGGAGCATTCTGgagtctcacacagacacacaggatcCCATCAAGGCCAAGCAGGATCTCAACAGGGAGAGCCTGGATCCTCAGGTCAGGGGACACAAAGAACGACGCAACGGAAGTCAAGAGATACCTCTAGATCTGAGCAGTCTAGTCGTGGGCAATCCTCGCACACTGTGCCCCACACAACCGGAAGAAGAGGATTAGTCCACACTGAGTCCAGTGAGAGTGAGGAGCATTCTGgagtctcacacagacacacaggatcCCATCAAGGCCAAGCAGGATCTCAACAGGGAGAGTCTGGATCCCCAGGTCAGGGGACACAAAGAACGACGCAATGGCAGTCAAGAGATACCTCTAGATCTGAGCAGTCTAGTCGTGGGCAATCCTCGCACACTGTGCCGCACTCAACCAGAAGAAGAGGATCAGTCCACACTGAGTCCAGTGAGAGTGAGGAGCATTCTGgagtctcacacagacacacaggatcCCATCAAGGCCAAGCAGGATCTCAACAGGGAGAGTCTGGATCCCCAGGTCAGGGGACACAAAGAACGACGCAATGGCAGTCAAGAGATACCTCTAGATCTGAGCAGTCTAGTCGTGGGCAATCCTCGCACACTGTGCCCCACTCAACCAGAAGAAGAGGATCAGTCCACACTGAGTCCAGTGAGAGTGAGGAGCATTCTGgagtctcacacagacacacaggatcCCATCAAGGCCAAGCAGGATCTCAACAGGGAGAGTCTGGATCCTCAGGTCAGGGGACACAAAGAACGACGCAACGGCAGTCAAGAGATACCTCTAGATCTGAGCAGTCTAGTCGTGGGCAGTCCTCGCACACTGTGCCCCACACAACCGGAAGAAGAGGATCAGTCCACACTGAGTCCAGTGAGAGTGAGGAGCATTCTGgagtctcacacagacacacaggatcCCATCAAGGCCAAGCAGGATCTCAACAGGGAGAGTCTGGATCCTC contains:
- the FLG2 gene encoding filaggrin-2 isoform X2 encodes the protein MTDLLRSVVTVIDIFYKYTKEDGECGTLSKNELKELLEKEFRPILKNPDDPDTVDVIMHMLDQDHNRRLDFTEFLLMVFKLAMACNKVLSKQYCKASGSKKHRHGHQCQEEENETEEEEEETPEQKSGYRHPSWSEREEHGHSSGGSRGTVKHRHGSNSWRLRRQDDLCSSRNLKGSEKRRHGSSSGYSWSSSEERHGSSSGEMGERRNKSYVSTSRESGKEYESGYGSKSQGKKGHGGLSHGLETSEHESNSSQLKKSREEKLGSISGGSGDCKRQSHACGSSNSGGCGRSQNASTSYHASRSGGQQSCCQSGSSGGQGHRCVSGGQSSGYCHPESSSCSQSSSQRGCGSRKCGQSQNCGTQQRRGSSQPSCCRQHGFGASQSSSSSQYGSGSRGYTSNCHQRGSGSSEYSNCSQHEFSSGQTCSHEKHGRGQHGSGSGQSCCSQHSSGSSQSSACGRHRSGSGQSSGFGEHGSGSGQSSGFGQHRSGSAQSSGFGQHGSGPGQSSGFGQHGSGSGQSSGFGQHGSGSGQSSGSGQHGSGPGQSSGFGQHESGPGQSSGSGQHGSGSGQSSGFGQHRSASGQSSGFGHHGSGSGQSSGSGQHGSGPGQSSGFGQQGSGSGQSSGSGQHESGPGQSSGFGQQGSGSGQSSGFGQHGSRSGQSAGFGQHGSGSGQYSSSGQHGSGPGQSSGFGLHGSGSGQSSGIGQHGSGSGQSSGFGQHGSGSGQSSGFGQYGSRSGQSSGFGQHGSGSGQYSSSGQHGSGPGQSSGFGQHGSGSGQSSGFGQHGSRSGQSSGFGQHGSGSGQYSSSGQHGSGSGQSSGFGQHGFGSGQSSGFGQHGSGSGQYSGSGQHGSGPGQSSGFGQHGSGSGQSSGFGQHGSQSGQSSGFGQHGSGSGQSSGSGQHGSGPGQSSGFGQQGSGSGQYSGSGQHRSGPGQSSGFGQHRSGSGQPSGFGQHGSGSGQYSGSGHHGSRSGQSSGFGQHGSGSGQSSGFGQHGSGSGQSSGSGQHGSGPGQSPGFGQHRSRSGQSSGFGQHGSGSGQYSSSGQHGSGSGQSTGFGQHGFGSGQSSGFGQHGSGSGQYSGSGQHGSGPGQSSGFGQHGSGSGQSSGFGQHRSGSGQSSGFGQHGSGSGQSSGSGQHGSGSGQSSGFGQHGSGSGQSSGFGQHRSGSGQSSGFGQHGSGSGQSSGFGQHGSGSGQSSGFGQYESESGQSSGFGQHGSGYGQSSGFGQHESGYGQSSGFGQHESGYGQSSGFGQHESGSEQSSGFGQHESESGQSSGFGQHESESGQSYGFGQHGSGSGQYSGSGQHGTGSGQSSGFGQHGSGSGQSSGFGQHRSGSGQSSGFSQHESESGQSSGFGQHGYGSGQSSGFGQHGSGSGQSSGFGQHGSGSGQYSGSGQHGSGYGQSSGFGQHRSGSGQSSGFAQHGSGSGQSSGFGQYESESGQSSGFGQHRSGSGHSSGFGQHESGYGQSSGFGQHESGSEQSSGFGQHESGYGQSSGFGQHESGYGQSSGSGQHESGSEQSYGFGQHESGSRQSSDFGQHESESGQSYGFGQHGSGSGQSSGFGQHGSGSGQSSGFGQHGSGLGQSSGFGQHGSESGQSSGFGQHGYGSGQSSGFGQHGSDSGQSSGIGQHGSGSSGQGTQRTTQQQSRDTSRSEQSSRGQSSHTVPHSTRRRGSVHTESSEREEHSGVSHRHTGSHQGQAGSQQGESGSSGQGTQRTTQRQSRDTSRSEQSSRGQSSHTVPHSTRRRGSVHTESSENEEHSGVSHRHTGSHQGQAGSQQGESGSSGQGTQRTTQRQSRDTSRSEQSSRGQSSHTVPHTTGRRGLVHTESSESEEHSGVSHRHTGSHQGQAGSQQGESGSPGQGTQRTTQWQSRDTSRSEQSSRGQSSHTVPHSTRRRGSVHTESSESEEHSGVSHRHTGSHQGQAGSQQGESGSPGQGTQRTTQWQSRDTSRSEQSSRGQSSHTVPHSTRRRGSVHTESSESEEHSGVSHRHTGSHQGQAGSQQGESGSSGQGTQRTTQRQSRDTSRSEQSSRGQSSHTVPHTTGRRGSVHTESSESEEHSGVSHRHTGSHQGQAGSQQGESGSSGQGTQRTTQRQSRDTSRSEQSSRGQSSHTVPHTTGRRGLVHTESSEREEHSGVSHRHTGSHQGQAGSQQGESGSSGQGTQRTTQRQSRDTSRSEQSSRGQSSHTVPHSTRRRGSGHTESSESEEHSGVSHRHTGSHQGQAGSQQGESGSSGQGTQRTTQRQSRDTSRSEQSSRGQSSHTVPHSTGRRGSVHTESSEREEHSGVSHRHTGSHQGQAGSQQGESGSSGQGTQRTTQRQSRDTSRSEQSSRGQSSHTVPHSTGRRGSVHTESSENEEHSGVSHRHTGSHQGQAGSQQGESGSSGQGTQRTTQRQSRDTSRSEQSSRGQSSHTVPHSTRRRGSVHTESSENEEHSGVSHRHTGSHQGQAGSQQGESGSPGQGTQRTTQWQSRDTSRSEQSSRGQSSHTVPHSTRRRGSVHTESSESEEHSGVSHRHTGSHQGQAGSQQGESGSSGQGTQRTTQRQSRDTSRSEQSSRGQSSHTVPHSTGRRGSVHTESSESEEHSGVSHRHTGSHQGQAGSQQGESGSSGQGTQRTTQRQSRDTSRSEQSSRGQSSHTVPHTTGRRGLVHTESSESEEHSGVSHRHTGSHQGQAGSQQGESGSSGQGTQRTTQRQSRDTSRSEQSSRGQSSHTVPHSTRRRGSGHTESSESEEHSGVSHRHTGSHQGQAGSQQGESGSSGQGTQRTTQRQSRDTSRSEQSSRGQSSHTVPHTTGRRGLVHTESSESEEHSGVSHRHTGSHQGQAGSQQGESGSSGQGTQRTTQRQSRDTSRSEQSSRGQSSHTVPHSTGRRGSVHTESSENEEHSGVSHRHTGSHQGQAGSQQGESGFSGQGTQRTTQRQSRDTSRSEQSSRGQSSHTVPHSTRRRGSVHTESSESEEHSGVSHRHTGSHQGQAGSQQGESGSSGQGTQRTTQRQSRDTSRSEQSSRGQSSHTVPDSTGRRGSVHTESSESEEHSGVSHRHTGSHQGQAGSQQGELLSSHKQPQSSLWQSRDTTRKESSSARGHSGTRHFHSQSSGRQRHGSSQVWRHGSYGQAEYDYGQSGYGPSGGSRTSNHNSIAVRTTDLVSSTQVYRHAQSYTTSDHKVSKATEITGSQGSRYGKSEAILGQSPDSHSQSGSSVTTGQQSCRGHSVVTPELSSDTHFQTGYSTGRRQGTTNRQPSNHSESVHRQSISFHQHSDSSSTEGQGSHRDGKEHSEDQGKQNQEQPGSEYGKSELNTLLVHESSYQLSCRSSAKHGSSHGRSQDTQGQYGSSTNEKQGYSHTQSSDSYEQSSDSGSRNQRSISQHFLDSQDHTGTGEYRYRYLSSVTTTLGGRRQRKESGSSLSGGTRKYSQDVDDKQTRSYEARSYHGRERVDSGSFYLDSNTPLYEYVQEQRCY
- the FLG2 gene encoding filaggrin-2 isoform X4, whose product is MTDLLRSVVTVIDIFYKYTKEDGECGTLSKNELKELLEKEFRPILKNPDDPDTVDVIMHMLDQDHNRRLDFTEFLLMVFKLAMACNKVLSKQYCKASGSKKHRHGHQCQEEENETEEEEEETPEQKSGYRHPSWSEREEHGHSSGGSRGTVKHRHGSNSWRLRRQDDLCSSRNLKGSEKRRHGSSSGYSWSSSEERHGSSSGEMGERRNKSYVSTSRESGKEYESGYGSKSQGKKGHGGLSHGLETSEHESNSSQLKKSREEKLGSISGGSGDCKRQSHACGSSNSGGCGRSQNASTSYHASRSGGQQSCCQSGSSGGQGHRCVSGGQSSGYCHPESSSCSQSSSQRGCGSRKCGQSQNCGTQQRRGSSQPSCCRQHGFGASQSSSSSQYGSGSRGYTSNCHQRGSGSSEYSNCSQHEFSSGQTCSHEKHGRGQHGSGSGQSCCSQHSSGSSQSSACGRHRSGSGQSSGFGEHGSGSGQSSGFGQHRSGSAQSSGFGQHGSGPGQSSGFGQHGSGSGQSSGFGQHGSGSGQSSGSGQHGSGPGQSSGFGQQGSGSGQSSGSGQHESGPGQSSGFGQQGSGSGQSSGFGQHGSRSGQSAGFGQHGSGSGQYSSSGQHGSGPGQSSGFGLHGSGSGQSSGIGQHGSGSGQSSGFGQHGSGSGQSSGFGQYGSRSGQSSGFGQHGSGSGQYSSSGQHGSGPGQSSGFGQHGSGSGQSSGFGQHGSRSGQSSGFGQHGSGSGQYSSSGQHGSGSGQSSGFGQHGFGSGQSSGFGQHGSGSGQYSGSGQHGSGPGQSSGFGQHGSGSGQSSGFGQHGSQSGQSSGFGQHGSGSGQSSGSGQHGSGPGQSSGFGQQGSGSGQYSGSGQHRSGPGQSSGFGQHRSGSGQPSGFGQHGSGSGQYSGSGHHGSRSGQSSGFGQHGSGSGQSSGFGQHGSGSGQSSGSGQHGSGPGQSPGFGQHRSRSGQSSGFGQHGSGSGQYSSSGQHGSGSGQSTGFGQHGFGSGQSSGFGQHGSGSGQYSGSGQHGSGPGQSSGFGQHGSGSGQSSGFGQHRSGSGQSSGFGQHGSGSGQSSGSGQHGSGSGQSSGFGQHGSGSGQSSGFGQHRSGSGQSSGFGQHGSGSGQSSGFGQHGSGSGQSSGFGQYESESGQSSGFGQHGSGYGQSSGFGQHESGYGQSSGFGQHESGYGQSSGFGQHESGSEQSSGFGQHESESGQSSGFGQHESESGQSYGFGQHGSGSGQYSGSGQHGTGSGQSSGFGQHGSGSGQSSGFGQHRSGSGQSSGFSQHESESGQSSGFGQHGYGSGQSSGFGQHGSGSGQSSGFGQHGSGSGQYSGSGQHGSGYGQSSGFGQHRSGSGQSSGFAQHGSGSGQSSGFGQYESESGQSSGFGQHRSGSGHSSGFGQHESGYGQSSGFGQHESGSEQSSGFGQHESGYGQSSGFGQHESGYGQSSGSGQHESGSEQSYGFGQHESGSRQSSDFGQHESESGQSYGFGQHGSGSGQSSGFGQHGSGSGQSSGFGQHGSGLGQSSGFGQHGSESGQSSGFGQHGYGSGQSSGFGQHGSDSGQSSGIGQHGSGSSGQGTQRTTQQQSRDTSRSEQSSRGQSSHTVPHSTRRRGSVHTESSEREEHSGVSHRHTGSHQGQAGSQQGESGSSGQGTQRTTQRQSRDTSRSEQSSRGQSSHTVPHSTRRRGSVHTESSENEEHSGVSHRHTGSHQGQAGSQQGESGSSGQGTQRTTQRQSRDTSRSEQSSRGQSSHTVPHTTGRRGLVHTESSESEEHSGVSHRHTGSHQGQAGSQQGESGSPGQGTQRTTQWQSRDTSRSEQSSRGQSSHTVPHSTRRRGSVHTESSESEEHSGVSHRHTGSHQGQAGSQQGESGSPGQGTQRTTQWQSRDTSRSEQSSRGQSSHTVPHSTRRRGSVHTESSESEEHSGVSHRHTGSHQGQAGSQQGESGSSGQGTQRTTQRQSRDTSRSEQSSRGQSSHTVPHTTGRRGSVHTESSESEEHSGVSHRHTGSHQGQAGSQQGESGSSGQGTQRTTQRQSRDTSRSEQSSRGQSSHTVPHTTGRRGLVHTESSEREEHSGVSHRHTGSHQGQAGSQQGESGSSGQGTQRTTQRQSRDTSRSEQSSRGQSSHTVPHSTRRRGSGHTESSESEEHSGVSHRHTGSHQGQAGSQQGESGSSGQGTQRTTQRQSRDTSRSEQSSRGQSSHTVPHSTGRRGSVHTESSEREEHSGVSHRHTGSHQGQAGSQQGESGSSGQGTQRTTQRQSRDTSRSEQSSRGQSSHTVPHSTGRRGSVHTESSENEEHSGVSHRHTGSHQGQAGSQQGESGSSGQGTQRTTQRQSRDTSRSEQSSRGQSSHTVPHSTRRRGSVHTESSENEEHSGVSHRHTGSHQGQAGSQQGESGSPGQGTQRTTQWQSRDTSRSEQSSRGQSSHTVPHSTRRRGSVHTESSESEEHSGVSHRHTGSHQGQAGSQQGESGSSGQGTQRTTQRQSRDTSRSEQSSRGQSSHTVPHSTGRRGSVHTESSESEEHSGVSHRHTGSHQGQAGSQQGESGSSGQGTQRTTQRQSRDTSRSEQSSRGQSSHTVPHTTGRRGLVHTESSESEEHSGVSHRHTGSHQGQAGSQQGESGSSGQGTQRTTQRQSRDTSRSEQSSRGQSSHTVPHSTRRRGSGHTESSESEEHSGVSHRHTGSHQGQAGSQQGESGSSGQGTQRTTQRQSRDTSRSEQSSRGQSSHTVPHTTGRRGLVHTESSESEEHSGVSHRHTGSHQGQAGSQQGESGSSGQGTQRTTQRQSRDTSRSEQSSRGQSSHTVPHSTGRRGSVHTESSENEEHSGVSHRHTGSHQGQAGSQQGESGFSGQGTQRTTQRQSRDTSRSEQSSRGQSSHTVPHSTRRRGSVHTESSESEEHSGVSHRHTGSHQGQAGSQQGESGSSGQGTQRTTQRQSRDTSRSEQSSRGQSSHTVPDSTGRRGSVHTESSESEEHSGVSHRHTGSHQGQAGSQQGELLSSHKQPQSSLWQSRDTTRKESSSARGHSGTRHFHSQSSGRQRHGSSQVWRHGSYGQAEYDYGQSGYGPSGGSRTSNHNSIAVRTTDLVSSTQVYRHAQSYTTSDHKVSKATEITGSQGSRYGKSEAILGQSPDSHSQSGSSVTTGQQSCRGHSVVTPELSSDTHFQTGYSTGRRQGTTNRQPSNHSESVHRQSISFHQHSDSSSTEGQGSHRDGKEHSEDQGKQNQEQPGSEYGKSELNTLLVHESSYQLSCRSSAKHGSSHGRSQDTQGQYGSSTNEKQGYSHTQSSDSYEQSSDSGSRNQRSISQHFLDSQDHTGTGEYRYRYLSSVTTTLGGRRQRKESGSSLSGGTRKYSQDVDDKQTRSYEARSYHGRERVDSGSFYLDSNTPLYEYVQEQRCY